The genomic region CTCGTGGTCGACCAGGTGGAGACCACCTACCGGCGCACCCTCGACTACGCCGACGACGAGATCGTTGAGGAAGTCACCGGGCCTGGTGAGCCGTTCGACGACACGGAGGAGACCCGGTCCTGAGACATGCGGCCGGATTACCCGCTACCTGGCGTCCGGGGCGTAACGTGTCAGCCACAAGACGTCTGGACGTCCAATATGTCCCTGTCGGTGGAGGCTGTCATGGTTGCTCGTCGTAAGCCCGGTTCAGTCCGGGACGCCATCCTTGAGGAGTTCAAGGCGAAGAAGGGGGCGATGAGCATGGGTGAGATCGCCGAGGGAGTCGAGACACGGCTTGGCGAGTCCGTAGCCCGGTCGTCAATCCGTTCCTACCTGAACCTCAACACCCCCGGCACTTTCGAGCGCACGGGCCGAGGCACGTACCGGCTCGTGCGAGGACGCTGATGAAGCCCGCGTTCCGGCGCGGGCCCGCCACTCTGTACAACGCTGATTGCATCGAGTGGCTCCAGGCTCGACGCAAGCAATCGGTGCACGCCGTCGTCACGGATCCTCCCTACGGTCTCGTCGAGTACAACGAGATCGAGAAAGCCAAACTGCGAACCGGCAAGGGTGGCGTCTGGCGTATCCCACCGTCCTACGACGGTCACACGCGCTCACCCCTCCCCCGTTTCACCACCCTCACCGAGCGTGACCTGACTAACCTCGATCGGTTCTTCGGCGACTGGGCGACCGCACTATTGCCTGTGCTAGTGCCAGGTGCGCATGTGCTCGTGGCTGCCAACCCGCTCGTGTCGCACCGGATCAGCGTCGCTATGGACTCGGCCGGGCTGGAAAGGCGAGGCGAGATCGTTCGCCTGGTGCAGACCATGCGTGGCGGCGACCGTCCGAAGAACGCGCACGAGGAGTTCGCTGACATCACAGTCATGCCGCGCTCTCAGTGGGAGCCGTGGCTGCTGTTCCGTAAGCCGCTGGAACCGAAGGTCACAGTCGCCGACAACCTTCGCAAGTACGGCACCGGAGCACTGAGGCGCACCTCTGCGGACCAGCCGTTTGGTGACGTCATCAAATCGCATCCAACCAGGCCAGACGAGAAGAGGCTGGCCGGGCACCCGTCGCTCAAGCCGCAGTCGTTCCTGCGCACTGTCGTTCGGGCGATGCTCCCCCTCGGACATGGCGTCGTGCTGGACCCGTTCGCGGGGTCAGGTTCCACTCTCGCGGCTGCTACCGCTGTCGGGTACGACTCGATCGGTGTCGAGTTGGACCCTCAGTACGTGGAGATCGCTCGCCAGGCTGTTCCGGCGTTGGCGCAGTACAAGACCAAGTCGGACCCTCAGGTCATCCCCTAGCCTCCGGTACCCGGCTTCACTTGTTGCGGGCCTTGTAGGCGTTCACGGCATCGGCCACAACAACTGTGCCGTCTGCGATCGCTTGTCTCGCTCGGTCGAGTGCGATGACGCTCAATCCTTGGAAGGCGACGTTTCCGGCTTTGGTGCGACGGATTTTGTAGCAGGCTGGGTCGCTCTTGAGGTCCATGACGTGGATGACTGCGTGGCCCTGGTACTGAGTGAGACCCAACTTCGGGCCCAGAGCATTGAGCGCGATGTTGTACTTGTC from Nocardioides salarius harbors:
- a CDS encoding DNA-methyltransferase, which produces MKPAFRRGPATLYNADCIEWLQARRKQSVHAVVTDPPYGLVEYNEIEKAKLRTGKGGVWRIPPSYDGHTRSPLPRFTTLTERDLTNLDRFFGDWATALLPVLVPGAHVLVAANPLVSHRISVAMDSAGLERRGEIVRLVQTMRGGDRPKNAHEEFADITVMPRSQWEPWLLFRKPLEPKVTVADNLRKYGTGALRRTSADQPFGDVIKSHPTRPDEKRLAGHPSLKPQSFLRTVVRAMLPLGHGVVLDPFAGSGSTLAAATAVGYDSIGVELDPQYVEIARQAVPALAQYKTKSDPQVIP